In Thunnus albacares chromosome 10, fThuAlb1.1, whole genome shotgun sequence, a single window of DNA contains:
- the LOC122990650 gene encoding protein FAM53C-like: MVTLITEQLRKQSLEEPYHKAFSFNVNVSLPAVGSSPTISWSACRSTQETSLATHPSSKANPQDTSCGLDPLWPPYQGGEPLHRPEVSITDKAFQSSPPPPPPKRHCRSLSVPEDLSRCRSTWHPSASKVWTPVKRGCQSGGASSSGSGASSLPLCGPGSSFTSSSLHSSSSPTFFSLALSSDSPLPWSFPWDPCDTLKGACSASFATPSSCSSSPAPLVSHSVLHRRFSLSPVHIQDTSVVLLPPQPSPASALTYGCSGMEHPALSPSPTSACSTPSSSRRDLHPALPRCHSQPCDMRKPRLKRRHDQDVLPCPRPGLDFSKMTQIGNGETLVCGTSGCIVPVSSQAEQHSAFSPAEFLGRASIGPLSESEEEEEEEEEDDDDDKIKRTVTDGGQTIFERDCTELDLNLIEEN, translated from the exons ATGGTGACGCTTATCACAGAGCAGCTCCGTAAGCAGAGTCTGGAAGAGCCTTATCACAAGGCTTTCTCGTTCAATGTGAATGTG tcATTACCCGCAGTGGGCTCCAGTCCCACTATCTCGTGGAGTGCCTGCAGATCGACACAAG AGACCAGCTTAGCTACACACCCATCATCCAAAGCCAACCCTCAGGATACTTCCTGTGGACTAGACCCCCTATGGCCTCCTTACCAAGGTGGGGAACCTCTGCACAGACCAGAGGTTTCCATTACAGACAAGGCTTTCCAGAGCTctcctcccccacctcctccaaaaCGCCACTGCCGTTCCCTTTCTGTTCCAGAGGACCTGTCTCGGTGCCGCTCCACCTGGCATCCTAGTGCATCCAAGGTTTGGACCCCAGTAAAACGTGGTTGCCAAAGTGGAGGAGCATCTAGTTCAGGCTCTGGAGCCAGCTCTTTGCCACTTTGTGGCCCCGGTTCCTCCTTCACCTCTTCCTCCCTACACTCCTCCTCTAGCCCTACTTTCTTTAGCTTAGCACTGTCCTCTGACTCCCCACTACCATGGAGCTTCCCATGGGACCCCTGTGACACGCTTAAAGGAGCCTGCTCTGCCTCCTTTGCTACcccttcctcctgctcctcttcacCGGCCCCCCTGGTTTCTCACTCAGTGCTACATCGCCGCTTCTCCCTCTCCCCTGTGCACATTCAGGACACCTCTGTGGTGCTCCTGCCCCCTCAGCCCTCCCCTGCTTCTGCTCTGACATATGGCTGTTCTGGCATGGAGCACCCTGCCCTGTCTCCGTCTCCCACTTCAGCCTGCAGTACACCATCCTCCTCTAGGCGCGACCTGCACCCAGCGCTGCCTCGATGCCATTCGCAGCCCTGCGACATGCGAAAACCTCGCTTGAAGAGGCGCCATGACCAAGATGTCCTGCCATGCCCCAGGCCAGGCCTCGACTTCAGCAAGATGACACAG ATTGGTAATGGCGAGACCCTAGTTTGTGGTACCAGTGGCTGCATAGTTCCAGTGTCTTCCCAGGCAGAGCAGCACTCGGCCTTCTCCCCCGCCGAGTTCCTGGGACGAGCGAGCATTGGGCCACTAAGTgaaagtgaggaggaggaggaggaagaagaagaagatgatgatgatgataaaataaaaaggactGTGACAGATGGAGGACAAACGATTTTTGAAAGAGACTGCACAGAACTTGACTTGAACCTTATAGAAGAGAACTGA
- the phykpl gene encoding 5-phosphohydroxy-L-lysine phospho-lyase, whose amino-acid sequence MSYTQKEPKEDMATEKLRKEETLAMRRRLIGQSCRLFYSDDPVKIVRARGQYLFDENGKRYLDCISNVHHVGHCHPSITKAAAAQMDLLNTNTRFLHDNIILYADRLSATLPEKLSVFYFVNSGSEANDLALRLAQQYTQHEDVIVLDHAYHGHLMSLIDISPYKFRKLAGQKEWVHVAPLPDTYRGIYREDHPNPGQAYADTVKDLIDEVHRKGRKISAFFAESLPSVGGQILLPQGYSAKVAEYVRSAGGVFVADEVQTGFGRVGSHFWAFQLQGDGFCPDIVTMGKPMGNGHPLACVATTAEIAGAFTANGVEYFNTFGGNPVSCAIGLAVLDVMEQEDLRGNAKRVGAHLKDLLTKLKTRHQIIGEVRGVGLFVGLELVKDREQRTPATETAARLVKRLKEEDRICVSTDGPWENVVKFKPPMCFSMEDAELVVRCIDRILTDMEANDL is encoded by the exons ATGAGTTACACACAGAAAGAACCCAAAGAGGACATGGCAACAGAAAAACTCAGGAAAGAAGAAACTCTCGCAATGAGGAGGAGACTGATCGG GCAGTCATGTAGACTCTTTTATTCAGATGACCCCGTGAAAATAGTACGAGCAAGGGGACAATATCTATTCGATGAAAATGGCAAGCGCTATCTGGACTGCATCAGTAACGTTCATCATG TGGGCCATTGTCACCCCAGTATAACaaaggctgcagcagcacaaatgGACctcctgaacacaaacacacgatTCCTGCACGACAACATAATCCTGTATGCAGACCGCCTGTCTGCCACCCTGCCTGAGAAATTGTCTGTCTTCTACTTTGTTAACTCTGG TTCAGAGGCCAATGATCTCGCACTACGCTTGGCCCAGCAGTACACCCAACATGAGGACGTCATCGTGCTCGACCA TGCTTACCATGGACATCTAATGTCCCTCATCGACATTAGTCCTTACAAGTTCCGGAAACTGGCAGGACAGAAAGAATGGGTTCATGTG GCACCTTTACCAGACACCTACAGAGGCATATACAGAGAGGACCATCCAAACCCAGGCCAAGCGTATGCTGATACAGTCAAAGACCTCATAGATGAGGTGCACAGGAAAGGTCGAAAG ATCTCTGCCTTCTTTGCTGAATCATTGCCAAGTGTCGGAGGACAGATTCTCTTGCCCCAAGGGTACTCAGCTAAAGTTGCAGA ATATGTGCGCTCAGCTGGTGGGGTGTTTGTGGCAGATGAGGTGCAAACAGGCTTTGGACGTGTGGGAAGTCACTTCTGGGCTTTCCAGCTGCAGGGGGACGGTTTCTGTCCGGACATAGTGACCATGGGCAAACCAATGGGCAATGGACATCCCCTGGCATGTGTGGCAACCACAGCAGAGATAGCTGGAGCTTTCACAGCCAACGGAGTGGAGTACTTTAACACA TTTGGAGGGAATCCAGTGTCCTGTGCAATCGGTCTGGCTGTCCTTGATGTGATGGAGCAAGAGGACCTAAGAGGAAATGCCAAAAGGGTGGGAGCACATCTGAAAGATTTGCTcacaaagctaaaaacaagACATCAAATAATTGGAGAAGTTCG AGGTGTGGGACTGTTTGTGGGTCTTGAGCTGgtgaaagacagagagcagaggaccCCTGccacagaaacagcagcacGGCTGGTGAAGAG GTTGAAAGAGGAGGATCGAATCTGTGTCAGTACCGATGGCCCCTGGGAAAATGTTGTGAAGTTTAAACCTCCTATGTGCTTCAGCATGGAGGACGCAGAGCTGGTGGTACGCTGTATTGACCGCATCCTCACAG ACATGGAAGCCAATGACCTTTAA